From the genome of Nicotiana sylvestris chromosome 2, ASM39365v2, whole genome shotgun sequence, one region includes:
- the LOC138885949 gene encoding uncharacterized protein, producing MVTRVLVDNGYSVNIFPLSTLNKLKVDYERIYKNSICIREFDGGGKDSVGDIVLELTIGPVEFTMEFQVLDVAVSYNLLLGRPWIHVAKAIPSTLHQVVKFE from the coding sequence ATGGTTACTCGGGTGTTGGTTGATAATGGATATAGTGTgaacattttccctctctccaccctgaacaagttgaaggtggattatgaaagaatttacaagaatagtatctgcatTCGGGAatttgacggtggagggaaggattcagtcggagacatagtgcttgagctcaccatagggccagttgaatttactatggaatttcaggtgctcgatgtggctgtttcttacaatctattgctaggacgaccctggattcatgttgCCAAGGCAATCCCGTCTACGCTACACCAAgttgtcaagtttgaatag